The Syngnathus acus chromosome 11, fSynAcu1.2, whole genome shotgun sequence genome includes the window cctgcaacaatTCAATAGATGTCAATCCTTGTATTGCGACTACCAACCTGTCATGAAATATGGTACCATTCTCGAAGAAGCCTTTATGGTGCACCAATAACATGTCTCCATACTTAGTTTTGCGATGACAGAGGAAAGGTTTGTGCAGGATTTCGATCGTGACCTCAGCCTCCGGCAGAGCTCCGCCGCAGACGGCGCTCAGCATGGAGGTGTAGAACCAGCTCAACACCGGTAGCAGCATGGCCGGTGTGGAAATACGTCAAAATTAAAATTCGGAACACGGGAGGAGAGAAGAGAGAATCCAATACTTCTACGTGGCAGTGATGTTCCGTGGTAAGCGCTGTTGCGGAAAGGGCGCGTCTGATTGGCTGCTTTCCCCGCCTCTAGCCCCGCCCACAGCTTACGTCATTAACCCTTACTATGCAATTGACAGTACCTCTGAAACATTGATTAGGGATTAATCATCCATTTATTAATGTCAGACAGGCTATTAAttgttgaacattttaaaaagatatgatgtttgcattttgattgAAAATTGACCTGGTTAATATGTAAAATGAACAGTATAGTTAATATGTATGGGTCATGCTACtgtattgctttttttacGCTCTCATATATTAAGACATTTCTTTTAGAATGTAAACACTTTGCTACAATATTTACTGGTTAAACACATTTCCATGCAATAACACAGCATGTCAccgtatataaatatatgatTTCTAATATATTGCACATGTTTAAAGCATTCTTCATATTGTGGTAGCAATACTATAGACCTTTTCAAAAGGTGTTTTCTTTCGTTATAAAAGATGCACCGCTTAGGTCCCTGAGGCCGACAAAATAATCGACAGCCCATCCGAAAGCTGACATCCATCTGTTCTTCATCTCATGGCACACAGAGCAGAGGGGAGTCCTCTTGGTGCTCTCTCAGTCCATCAAGTAATATCCAGGGGTCATGACTTCAAATGAAGTGGAATCCCCCTTGAATGAGGAGTTGCAAAGTTAGCACCTTGTGTTTCTGTTCAGGTAAAATACTTGCAGACGGTGGAGTCAATGACGCAGGACTCGGTGCATCTGAGCTGGCCGAAGGATCTGTGGAAGAGGATATTGAGCCATTGACAATAACAATGCTATGCTAATTTGCTATTCTGCACTCCGATCAATGATCTTACCCAGGAAGGTAGGATTTGCACGTCTGATAGCCAAAGTCTTTTCCATCACACTCCTCCATGCCTTCATGTCGATAACCATCCCCACAATAAGCCCATTTGCAGTCTGGAGTCAGAACATAAGACAGTAAAAATgggcagaagaaaaagaacgttaagattttttttttttggtactggAAAGCAACTGTACGTATATGACTCACTCAGACAAGAATCAGTGACAATTTGATTCCCATCATCACATTCCTCTCCATCCTGGGGTTGCACTTTCCCATCCCCGCACACACCGACTCGATCTGGCACCTTCTCAGTGGACTGGAATTGCTGGAAAGGCTGGAAAAGAAACGTAATAGTGAATATTTAGCGTAGATTCAGATTGCAAATATGGCTCACCTGTATGggtttccatccatctttatCTCGAAAGTAGAGAGCCTTCTGATCCTTCCGGAATGCTATCGCCTGATCTAGATGTAAACGGCCCAGTTCCTCTTCGTTGCTCACCACAAATATctaaacacataaaaaaaaaaattaaaagggtTAATAGGCTATAATCAAGCCGTTTTTTGCTAATGTGGTTTTACGGCAGGGACTTGATTGGGGGTCTCCTCGGGTTTGTAGCTTCCAGAAGGAGCGTTGTTGGCGACAAGAAACGTGTCACACTCACAGCGACCAGGTGGACCTGGAAGACCCTTCTCACCTTTTTCCCCTGCTAGATAAAGACCTGCAAGACGCACAGTTGTGGATTAGCACAAACGTTAGTGTATCGCTACTTGTTGCGTGACAGCTACCAGGGGCTGGTGGACCAGGTGGACCAGGGGGACCATTTGGACCTGGGGGTCCAGGTTTGCCCATAAGTCCTGAAGCTCCTGTTTGTCCATTTTCTCCCTAAAGAAAGCAAATGTTGGAGAAAGTATGTGTGCAAATAATGAAATCATACAAGTTGATACAAGTCACCTGTTTGCCTCTCTTCCCAGGTCGCCCTGTGGGTCCTCTTTTGCCTGGGACCCCTGGCTCTCCCTTTGGTCCTTGTTCACCCTGTGACAAGAGCAAGGTACAGGTGAATATTGAATCGAGTCAGctgctttatttgtttttatttcttacctTCTGACCTAGCATCCCTGGCAAACCAGTTGTGCCCTAAACAATGTGTGACATGAATCATTTTCTCATCAATTGATAAATCGTCTAtgcaaggattttttttttttaccttatcGCCTTTTGATCCCGGTATTCCTGGGCTTCCAATTTCCCCCTTTTCACAACATTAAAAATTAAGCAAGTTTCaaatatgataaaaaaaaaaatagaataaaaatagtTTTCAATGAATAGTTAAAAATGTCTACCTTCTCTCCCCTAAAACCAGGCATTCCCTAGAAGAGAAATGtaacaatgaaaaatgaaatccaaAAAGACCACCGTGGTGCTCACCTTCATTCCTGGGGGTCCCCTCAATCCTGGTAGTCCCATGAGACCTGGGTCTCCCTTCTCACCCTGAAAACAAACCACCAAGCTTTATTTTACACAAGCTGTTATTTTTCAACATGATAAATCACAGTTGATACTTACCGTGGGTCCCTGCGGACCAGGCCATCCTGGAAGTCCTTGTTTCCCTGGAAGACCTGGCGCTCCAGTACggccctttttaaaaaaaaaataaaataaaactgcagATTGTGTTCATAAATACCTGAAAATAACAGTTTGACCTTCTTAATCAGATACACCAGCTGACTGCGCTGGCTCTAAGGGCACCCCTGAGGTTTGTGGTGGACACTTTGTTGCCTCATACATTACAAAGCATCCATGTGATGCCCGCTTTGGGGGTCCCAAGGCTGCTGCCACGCCACGCGAGGCGAGCAGTGTGCGCTCATTTGGATGCTTGTCATTAAATGAACAGCAGTCTGTTGGGACACAGCgaacctgctgctgctcctgctgctgctgctgctgtgtgaGGTGATTTATCATTGGCTGAGAGTAAAAAGC containing:
- the LOC119130813 gene encoding LOW QUALITY PROTEIN: acetylcholinesterase collagenic tail peptide-like (The sequence of the model RefSeq protein was modified relative to this genomic sequence to represent the inferred CDS: substituted 1 base at 1 genomic stop codon), which codes for MSHHSFMDRFLTSHSALLSDVTASSSTLPATAASALEARQTCKCHTPTHLHGIISSRLKVDGSASAPAVFRGEEQENEHPGCPAGPPGPAGPRGPEGDSGLPGIRGPKGEKGELGRPGSKGRTGAPGLPGKQGLPGWPGPQGPTGEKGDPGLMGLPGLRGPPGMKGMPGFRGEKGEIGSPGIPGSKGDKGTTGLPGMLGQKGEQGPKGEPGVPGKRGPTGRPGKRGKQGENGQTGASGLMGKPGPPGPNGPPGPPGPPAPGLYLAGEKGEKGLPGPPGRCECDTFLVANNAPSGSYKPEETPNQVPAIFVVSNEEELGRLHLDQAIAFRKDQKALYFRDKDGWKPIQVSHICNLNLRXIFTITFLFQPFQQFQSTEKVPDRVGVCGDGKVQPQDGEECDDGNQIVTDSCLNCKWAYCGDGYRHEGMEECDGKDFGYQTCKSYLPGSFGQLRCTESCVIDSTVCKYFT